From Candidatus Binatia bacterium:
TAGGCCCGTCTCTCCGCGACGTCTCCGGGCCATTGCTGGAGGGAAAAAAATCTTTGCCTAGAGTCTTTCATTCAGCGAATTGCCGCGCGCGACGACCAACGCCGAATTCTTCGAGCCAAAGGCGATGCAGTTGCACAGAGCGATCTCCGCCTTTGTGGAGAGCCCACGGTTGGGCAGATAGTTCAGGTCGCATTCAGGATCGGGCTCTTCGTAGTTGATCGTCGGCGGCAAAAAGCCGTGCTGCAGAGCCATAATAGCGGCAACGATTCCCGCCGCTCCCGATGCACCCTGGGGATGGCCGATCATCGATTTTATCGAGCTCATGGGAATGTCGTACGCCCTGCGACCGAAGCAAATTTTGACCGCTCGGGTTTCGATCTTATCGTTTAAGAGAGTCGAGGTGCCGTGCGGGGCGAGATAGCCGACCTCCTCCTTGGCGATGCCCGCGTCCTCAAGTGCAAGCGCCATCGCCCGCGCGGGCTCTTCCCCGCTCGGGTCAAGACGCACGGTGTGGTACGCATCGCAAGTCGAGCCGTAGCCCAAAAGCTCGGCAAAAATTCGCGCGCCGCGCTGAAGCGCCTGCTCCATCTCCTCCAGGACCAGCATCCAGGCCCCTTCGCCGAGAACGAACCCGTCGCGCGAGCGGTCGAACGGCCGCGACGCGCGCTTGGGCTCCTCGTTGTGCGACACCGACACGACGCGCATGATGGAAAATCCGTGCATGATGCCGGGAGTGATCGTCGCATCGACTCCGCCGCTTATCAGATGGTCGGCCAGACCGAAGCGAATGAGATTGAAAGCATAGCCGATGGCGTCGGTGGAGCTGGTGCAACCGGTGGAGACGACGTGACTGGGCCCTCTGAAGTCGAAACGGAGAGAGATCTCGCTCGAGAGCGTGCCGATGGTCGAGCCCGAGATGTTGTACGCGCTCGTCTTGCGCCATTGGTCGGAAAAATAGAGCCGGTACTGCTCCTCGACAAAATCCGGCGCGCCCCCGCCGCTGCCGAGGACAACGCCCCAGGAGCGTTTCTCTTCGAGAGCCATCGCGCCCGGATCGAGTCCGGCCGCGTGGAGCGCCTCCTTGGTCGCTGCAATCGCTAGCGGCACCGCGCGGCCCACGCGGCGGAGCTCTTTCTCCGGCATATGTTCTTCAGGGCGAAAGCCGCTCACCTCCCCGGCTATTCGACACGGCAGCGACCCCGGATCGAAAAGTCGAATCGGACCGATTCCGCTCACGCCGTTTTGAGTCGCCCGCCAGAAAGCCTCGGCCCCAATGCCGTTGGGGCTGACGGCCCCCAGGCCGGTCACCACGACCCTGCGATGGGGCGATTTTCCATTTTGATTCATCTTGACAGGTCGGGCGATAAATAGTTTGATCTGGCCTATCATATTAGACGCTTTGCAAAGCACAAGCGTTTACGTAAAGGCCAAGATGAAGCTCATCGTCGCAGGCGGCACCGGATTTATCGGCTCAGCACTCTCTGCTCGACTCACCGGTCAAGGTCACTCGCTCATTCTGCTGACGCGCTCGATATCGTCGGCCGCCGAATCATCCAACACAACGACAATTCTTTGGCAGCCGGCATTATCCGGGGCCTGGGAGCATATTCTAGAGGAAGCCGTAGCCGAAGCAGATGGGGTCATCAATCTCGCGGGCGAGCCGATCGCGGCGAAAAGATGGAGCGATGCGCAGAAGACAAAACTCCGGTCGAGCCGGATCGACACGACGCGCGCGCTAGTCACGGCGATCGGCAAAGCGAAAAAAAAGCCCGCCTTCTTCATCAACGCCTCCGCCGTCGGTTACTACGGTCCACGCGCTGACGAAGTCATTACAGAAGAGAGCGGACACGGCGGCGATTTTCTTGCCGCAGTCTGCTCGGAGTGGGAAGAAGAGGCAAGAAAAGCCGAAGCTCACGGCGTCAGGGTCATTCGTCTGCGCACGGGAATCGTTCTCGGAAAAGGCGGCGGCGCCTTGTCCAAGATGATTCCTCCCTTTAAGCTCTTTATCGGCGGCCCGTTGGGATCGGGAAAGCAGTGGATGCCGTGGGTCCACATAGAAGATGAGATCGGCCTGATTCAATTTTTGATGGAAAACAACAGCGCGCGCGGAGCAGTGAACGCCTGCGCCCCCAATCCGGTCACGATGAAGGAATTTAGCCGGACCCTGAGCAGAGTCCTTCACCGCCCCTGCTGGGCGCCGGTTCCAGCTTTTGCGCTGCATCTGTTGCTGGGCGAAATGGCGGATATGCTGTTGACCGGCCAGCGGGTCATGCCCGCCGCCGCCCAGAAACTGGGTTATCGCTTCCGTCATCCGGAGCTGCGGGAGGCGATCGAAGCTCTCTTGAGATAAGTTTACCTCTGACATTCGTGTCGAAGCCAGAAGATTAGATGGACTTTAACGGTCAAGTCGCGCTGATTACAGGCGCTTCCAGCGGTATCGGCCAACGCCTCGCCATCGACCTGGCCGCGCGCGGAGCGATTGTCGTCGGCTGCGGTCGCTCGCTGGAGCGGCTGAAAGAAACGGCCGATGAGTTAAGGCGCCACTCTCCCTCATCCACGGTTATGGCCTGTGACGTAAGCGAGCCCAAGCAGGTGAAGCATATGGTCGAAAAGGTCCTGTCGCAATTCGGCAAGATCGATGTCCTCGTTAATAACGCAGGCTTTGGCTCGTATCAAAGCTTCGCGGAATCTTCGCTCGAAGCTATCGAATCGATGCTGCGGACGAATTATTTGGGGACCGTCTATTGCACCAAAGAGGCGCTACCATCGATGATAGCCAGACGCTCCGGCCACATCGTGAACATCTCGTCGGTCGCGGGCAAGATTGCGACACCGAACATGGCCTCTTACTGCGCCACAAAGTTTGCCCAGATCGGCCTTTCAGAGAGCTTGTATCATGAGCTTACGCCATTGGGCATTCACGTCGCGGTAGTCTGCCCTGGGCCGGTGCGCACCAAGTTTCGCATGCTGTTCGACGATCTGGCTCCCAACGCTCCGGCTTTTGTGGTGCTGGACGCCGCCGCCGTATCGAGAGCGGTCATAAAAACGATTGAAAGCAATAGGTTTGAAATCATCATGCCGCGGTCTCTTGCCTTTTTCTGCTTACTGAAGGGGCTGATGCCGGGTCTTGTTCG
This genomic window contains:
- a CDS encoding TIGR01777 family oxidoreductase; the protein is MKLIVAGGTGFIGSALSARLTGQGHSLILLTRSISSAAESSNTTTILWQPALSGAWEHILEEAVAEADGVINLAGEPIAAKRWSDAQKTKLRSSRIDTTRALVTAIGKAKKKPAFFINASAVGYYGPRADEVITEESGHGGDFLAAVCSEWEEEARKAEAHGVRVIRLRTGIVLGKGGGALSKMIPPFKLFIGGPLGSGKQWMPWVHIEDEIGLIQFLMENNSARGAVNACAPNPVTMKEFSRTLSRVLHRPCWAPVPAFALHLLLGEMADMLLTGQRVMPAAAQKLGYRFRHPELREAIEALLR
- a CDS encoding beta-ketoacyl-[acyl-carrier-protein] synthase family protein — translated: MNQNGKSPHRRVVVTGLGAVSPNGIGAEAFWRATQNGVSGIGPIRLFDPGSLPCRIAGEVSGFRPEEHMPEKELRRVGRAVPLAIAATKEALHAAGLDPGAMALEEKRSWGVVLGSGGGAPDFVEEQYRLYFSDQWRKTSAYNISGSTIGTLSSEISLRFDFRGPSHVVSTGCTSSTDAIGYAFNLIRFGLADHLISGGVDATITPGIMHGFSIMRVVSVSHNEEPKRASRPFDRSRDGFVLGEGAWMLVLEEMEQALQRGARIFAELLGYGSTCDAYHTVRLDPSGEEPARAMALALEDAGIAKEEVGYLAPHGTSTLLNDKIETRAVKICFGRRAYDIPMSSIKSMIGHPQGASGAAGIVAAIMALQHGFLPPTINYEEPDPECDLNYLPNRGLSTKAEIALCNCIAFGSKNSALVVARGNSLNERL
- a CDS encoding SDR family NAD(P)-dependent oxidoreductase; translated protein: MDFNGQVALITGASSGIGQRLAIDLAARGAIVVGCGRSLERLKETADELRRHSPSSTVMACDVSEPKQVKHMVEKVLSQFGKIDVLVNNAGFGSYQSFAESSLEAIESMLRTNYLGTVYCTKEALPSMIARRSGHIVNISSVAGKIATPNMASYCATKFAQIGLSESLYHELTPLGIHVAVVCPGPVRTKFRMLFDDLAPNAPAFVVLDAAAVSRAVIKTIESNRFEIIMPRSLAFFCLLKGLMPGLVRYLISNLRPNSGKRQ